The genomic window CCGGAACCGCGGGATGCGGCTATTTTGATACGCGGATTCAGTCGCTAGGGATTAGGGTGCGCCCAGGGGCCGCCCTGTGACAAGGAACTTCGGAGCCCGCCGGATCAGGGGCGACCGCCCAGGGCCGCCAGCCTTCCGAGGGCATCGGCCAGCGCCGCCCGGTCCGTGGCCGCCCCCAGGGAGATGCGCACCCCGTCGGGGTTCTGGCGCCCCGAGGCGAAGACGCCCGCGGGCACGACCACCACCCCGGCCGCGGCGGCGGCCTGGGCGAAGGCCGCGGACCCGCCGGGAGGGGCCGTGAGCCAGAGGTGGGGGCAGTGCGGCTCCCCCCGCCAGGCCAGGCCTTCCAGCTGGTCCCGGGCGATGCGGTGGCGGGCCGCCAGCTCCTTGCGCTGGGCCACGAGGCGCCGCCAGGCGGTGCCGTCCTCCATCCACCGGGTGGCCAGGGCCATGGCCAGGGGCGAGACGTACCAGCTGGTGTGGTGCTCGGCGTCCCGGGCGCGGGCCCTCTGGTCCCGGGGGAAGGCGAGGTAGCCCAGGCGCAGGCCCGGGGCGACGGTCTTGGAGAGCCCCGTGAGGTAGACCACCCGCTCCGGGGCCAGGGCCGCCAGGGCCGGGGGGGCGTCCTCGCTGAGCAGCCCGTAGACGTCCTCCTCGATGATCAGGACGTCCCACTTCCTGGCTATGGCCACCAGGGTGCGCCGCCGGTCCAGGCCCAGGGTGGCGGTGGTGGGGTTCTGGAGCGTGGGGGAGAACACCGCGAGCCGGATCCCGGCCCGGCACGCGC from Geothrix sp. 21YS21S-2 includes these protein-coding regions:
- a CDS encoding PLP-dependent aminotransferase family protein, whose amino-acid sequence is MTMWVPHLPASDQPAYLAIADAIGDAIRLGRLRPGDQLPTHRLLADLLGVNVSTVSRAYREAARRRYLGGEVGRGTYVLGVASEAALFALQQKPLGGVIDLSANIPPVAASDPDLAAALRRLDAGAAARLLHYPGAGDTLAHLDAVCRWLKRRSVETAPGDLLVCAGAQHAMDTAISLFPDAEEIACESLVYPGLKAAARHWKRRLHALAMDAEGILPSAFEGACRAGIRLAVFSPTLQNPTTATLGLDRRRTLVAIARKWDVLIIEEDVYGLLSEDAPPALAALAPERVVYLTGLSKTVAPGLRLGYLAFPRDQRARARDAEHHTSWYVSPLAMALATRWMEDGTAWRRLVAQRKELAARHRIARDQLEGLAWRGEPHCPHLWLTAPPGGSAAFAQAAAAAGVVVVPAGVFASGRQNPDGVRISLGAATDRAALADALGRLAALGGRP